A single genomic interval of Bacteroidota bacterium harbors:
- a CDS encoding response regulator, producing the protein MMESALEKLMNSIASLENADDFLHAKEVVMQHIRRIQQEGQILNFKYERLLKDKDVLSSLLKRTTDDLNEVLSELRNRAEELDTLLSTIPAFVYFKDRNLRYIHVNKTFADFVGIPLQKIIGKSVEEILPQYKGKQYSYTELEKNVIKEGIPRYNIDEILQQGNKTVFLSTNLAPYRDNQGNISGLVGISWDITERKNYETELRKAKEQAEAGTKAKSEFLANMSHEIRTPMNGIIGMAGILSQSNLSNDQRENLDILVSSTKSLLSLVNDILDISKIEAGKVELDHIRFYPEEILKDIENILKIRAGEKNLELKTELDPCMPVALEGDPFRLKQVILNLANNAVKFTQEGFVHIRIRCLQKDLKRVTICCEVEDSGIGIPMERQGNIFELFTQVDASTTKIYGGTGLGLSIAKQLVHLMGGKISVESHPGKGSMFWFTLPLSIGKEEKTVSPEPAIAVNTSTQNKSLKILLAEDNEVNQKIIQFSLNREGHKVEIAKNGQEAIERYSVNHYDLVLMDVQMPEVDGFEATRQIREIEKRNNNTTPIPIIALTANAMKGDREKCLAAGMNAYLSKPFTPSELIQAIMEADI; encoded by the coding sequence ATGATGGAGAGCGCCCTGGAAAAACTAATGAATTCCATTGCATCGCTTGAAAATGCAGATGATTTCCTGCATGCGAAGGAGGTAGTTATGCAACATATCCGCCGTATTCAGCAGGAAGGCCAGATCCTGAATTTCAAGTATGAAAGGCTGCTGAAAGACAAGGATGTGCTCAGTTCGCTACTAAAGCGCACAACCGATGATCTGAATGAGGTTTTGTCGGAACTGAGAAACCGGGCTGAAGAGCTGGATACATTGCTCTCGACTATACCTGCTTTCGTATATTTCAAAGACAGAAACCTCAGGTACATTCATGTGAATAAGACCTTCGCCGACTTTGTAGGGATCCCGCTGCAAAAGATCATTGGAAAATCTGTTGAGGAAATTTTACCCCAGTATAAAGGGAAACAGTATTCATATACCGAACTGGAAAAGAATGTAATAAAAGAAGGTATTCCAAGATATAATATTGATGAGATACTCCAACAGGGGAATAAAACTGTTTTTCTCAGCACCAATCTGGCACCGTACCGCGACAACCAGGGGAATATTTCCGGGCTGGTGGGTATTTCATGGGATATCACGGAGCGTAAGAATTATGAGACAGAGCTAAGAAAAGCCAAAGAACAGGCGGAAGCGGGAACCAAGGCAAAAAGTGAATTCCTGGCAAATATGTCGCACGAGATCCGTACTCCCATGAATGGTATCATCGGTATGGCCGGGATCCTGAGCCAAAGCAATCTGAGCAATGATCAACGGGAAAACCTCGACATTCTGGTTTCTTCTACCAAAAGCCTGCTGTCTCTCGTCAACGACATCCTGGATATTTCAAAAATTGAAGCAGGAAAAGTGGAGCTCGACCATATTCGTTTTTACCCTGAAGAGATATTAAAGGACATCGAGAACATCCTGAAGATCAGAGCTGGTGAGAAAAACCTCGAGTTAAAGACAGAGCTTGACCCATGTATGCCGGTAGCTCTGGAAGGTGATCCCTTCCGACTAAAGCAGGTCATCCTGAACCTGGCCAATAACGCGGTAAAATTCACACAAGAGGGATTTGTGCACATCAGGATCAGGTGTCTGCAAAAGGACTTGAAAAGAGTAACCATTTGCTGTGAGGTTGAAGACTCGGGTATTGGTATACCTATGGAGAGGCAGGGAAATATTTTCGAGTTGTTCACCCAGGTTGACGCTTCCACTACAAAAATCTACGGTGGGACAGGTTTGGGTTTATCAATAGCAAAGCAACTTGTTCACCTCATGGGCGGTAAAATCAGTGTTGAGAGCCATCCGGGAAAGGGCTCAATGTTCTGGTTCACCCTTCCCCTTTCGATTGGCAAAGAGGAAAAAACGGTTTCGCCGGAACCTGCAATAGCTGTTAATACATCCACACAAAATAAATCACTGAAAATACTCCTGGCCGAAGACAATGAAGTGAACCAGAAAATCATCCAATTCAGCCTGAACCGGGAAGGTCATAAGGTTGAAATTGCTAAAAACGGACAGGAAGCTATTGAGCGTTACAGTGTTAATCATTATGATCTGGTTCTGATGGATGTACAGATGCCCGAAGTGGATGGTTTTGAAGCAACACGCCAGATAAGAGAAATAGAAAAAAGAAATAATAACACAACACCCATCCCCATCATAGCACTGACGGCAAACGCCATGAAAGGGGACAGGGAGAAATGCCTGGCGGCAGGCATGAATGCATATCTGAGCAAGCCCTTCACACCTTC
- a CDS encoding SUF system Fe-S cluster assembly protein, with translation MSMANKRELELKIVETLRNVFDPEIPVNIYDLGMIYEIRINDEGHAFILMTLTSPNCPVADSLPQEVKEKINDIPGLTSAEVEITFEPPWSQDMMSEEAKLELGFL, from the coding sequence ATGAGCATGGCGAATAAAAGAGAACTTGAACTGAAGATCGTTGAAACGCTTCGAAATGTTTTTGACCCGGAGATCCCTGTCAATATTTACGATTTGGGCATGATCTATGAGATCCGTATCAATGACGAAGGCCATGCATTTATCCTGATGACCCTGACCAGTCCGAACTGCCCCGTAGCCGATTCGCTCCCACAGGAAGTAAAAGAAAAGATCAATGACATCCCGGGATTAACGAGCGCAGAGGTGGAGATTACCTTTGAACCGCCCTGGTCTCAGGACATGATGTCGGAAGAGGCCAAACTCGAACTGGGATTTCTTTGA
- a CDS encoding Na+/H+ antiporter NhaC family protein: MKFFLKLIFLFSLHSFSLLSQAQDAIKPSQQDEMVRIEIPPIVMKNIPVEIKVIADTSIVRSLKDTVITAIAGGKNIELQFKGGTALFRHTFHHKEEVVIQSDEFTAHKTVTPIPLWMSILPPLIAILFALMFREVFSALFIGLLVGTTLIAWYQGSSFIIAIFQGVFMLVDTYILQALFDTDHLSIIIFSMMIGGMVNLITRNGGMKGVVNILSRYATTSRSGQFVTWLMGILIFFDDYANTLVVGNTMRPMTDRLRISREKLAYLVDSTAAPVAAIAFVTTWIGAELSYIQDGIDTLGLNQTPYSVFINSLAYSFYPVFTLVFILFLIARKSDYGPMFKAEQYVRRTGEIRNDSANTFSNNLNELEVAENIRARWFNAVIPVLVIIVGTVSGLLYTGWDSTLWNNPDIGYAHKVSLIIGESDSYKALLWSSLSGVLVALLLTLSQRIMTLKNSIDSLINGFRTMLTAILILVLAWSIALVTEHLHTADFISNTMLEIALSPYLVPALTFILAALVSFSTGSSWGTMAILYPLILPASWLIAKDWGLDHGTCLAIFYNVVSAVLAGSVLGDHCSPISDTTILSSLASSCNHIEHVRTQLPYALTVGVVSIVAGTIPAAYGVPSWILFPAGLVILYLVVRLAGRKTEVFKLEENHYK; the protein is encoded by the coding sequence ATGAAATTTTTCCTGAAGCTTATTTTTCTGTTTTCCTTACATTCTTTCTCCCTTCTTTCCCAAGCACAGGATGCGATCAAGCCATCGCAGCAAGATGAAATGGTAAGGATTGAGATCCCGCCTATCGTCATGAAGAATATCCCGGTTGAGATTAAGGTGATAGCCGACACAAGCATAGTCAGAAGCCTGAAGGATACGGTTATCACTGCTATCGCCGGAGGGAAAAACATAGAATTGCAATTCAAAGGTGGTACGGCACTTTTTCGTCATACATTTCACCATAAAGAGGAAGTGGTCATTCAGTCGGATGAGTTCACCGCGCATAAAACAGTCACCCCTATCCCTCTTTGGATGTCGATACTCCCACCATTGATCGCCATCCTGTTTGCCCTGATGTTCAGGGAAGTCTTTTCCGCCTTATTCATTGGATTGCTGGTAGGTACTACCCTGATAGCGTGGTATCAGGGAAGCAGTTTCATCATTGCCATATTTCAGGGAGTCTTCATGCTTGTCGATACGTATATTCTCCAGGCACTTTTCGACACAGATCATCTATCGATCATTATTTTTTCCATGATGATTGGCGGCATGGTAAACCTGATCACACGTAACGGCGGGATGAAGGGAGTAGTGAATATTCTTTCCCGTTATGCCACCACCTCACGTTCCGGGCAATTTGTTACCTGGCTGATGGGCATCCTGATTTTTTTTGACGACTATGCCAACACGCTGGTGGTAGGCAATACGATGCGCCCCATGACCGACAGGCTGCGTATTTCACGGGAAAAGCTCGCTTACCTGGTTGACTCCACAGCCGCACCTGTAGCAGCCATCGCCTTTGTTACAACATGGATCGGGGCAGAGCTTAGTTATATTCAGGATGGGATTGATACCCTGGGATTGAACCAGACACCATACTCTGTATTTATTAATTCACTCGCTTATTCATTTTACCCGGTTTTCACCCTTGTATTTATACTGTTCCTGATTGCCCGCAAGTCGGATTACGGTCCAATGTTTAAGGCAGAACAGTATGTCAGAAGAACCGGTGAGATCCGCAACGACAGTGCCAATACTTTTTCCAATAACCTGAATGAGCTGGAAGTTGCGGAAAATATCAGGGCACGATGGTTCAACGCAGTGATCCCCGTTCTGGTGATCATCGTCGGCACAGTATCAGGATTGCTTTACACGGGATGGGATTCCACATTATGGAACAATCCCGACATAGGCTATGCACATAAGGTGTCATTAATCATCGGGGAATCGGATTCCTATAAAGCATTATTATGGTCTTCATTGTCGGGTGTGCTTGTAGCACTATTGCTTACCTTATCTCAAAGGATCATGACCCTGAAAAACAGCATCGACAGTCTGATCAACGGGTTCCGTACCATGCTGACAGCCATTCTGATCCTTGTGTTGGCATGGTCCATTGCATTGGTAACGGAGCATCTTCACACGGCCGATTTCATATCTAATACCATGCTGGAGATAGCCTTATCGCCGTATCTTGTCCCGGCACTGACCTTCATCCTCGCAGCTCTGGTATCATTTTCCACGGGTTCATCCTGGGGTACCATGGCCATATTATACCCATTGATATTGCCGGCATCCTGGCTTATTGCAAAAGATTGGGGGCTGGACCACGGAACCTGTCTGGCTATTTTCTATAATGTCGTCTCTGCTGTACTCGCGGGATCTGTTCTGGGTGATCATTGCTCTCCCATATCCGATACCACCATCCTGAGTTCCCTTGCCAGTTCCTGTAATCATATTGAACATGTAAGAACACAACTACCTTATGCTCTGACTGTTGGGGTTGTTTCAATCGTGGCAGGGACCATTCCCGCAGCATATGGAGTGCCATCATGGATATTATTCCCTGCAGGCCTGGTAATCCTTTATCTGGTAGTCAGACTGGCGGGCAGGAAAACAGAAGTCTTCAAACTGGAAGAGAATCATTATAAATAG
- the sufD gene encoding Fe-S cluster assembly protein SufD codes for MAGNPNTILYGQLLDAFSEHRESILAGNPAPVAEIRSKAIESFRKQGFPTNRMENWRNTDLSPTLSKTYKMLFDPTKEDINLSNIFRCRIHDLDTDQISLMNGWYIREGGMLEEHPNGMISGSLAAAMKKYPELVAEHFSRYANPDKDGFTALNTAFAQDGFFLYIPDNVEVDTPIQMVSIINWNEDLMVQTRNLIILGKNSRLTLVHCDDSTNQQAIFKNSVTEVHMAEDSVLDHYKLQNLNNQSSLINSTFFHQEAGSRLTSNLVTLNGGLLRNYTQVTLNGRGAGADIYGVYLMDRNQHIDNQVYVDHAQPDCYSNELFKGILDEEASAVFNGHILVRKDAQRTNAYQNNRNILMTDTARANAKPFLEIYADDVKCSHGATVGQLDPQQLFYLRSRGICEANARLLLLYAFTAEVISKISIHPLRERIDDMVKQRLRGELAICDTCALHCEGPKKEIIFDIDMSKI; via the coding sequence ATGGCAGGAAATCCAAACACCATACTATACGGACAATTGCTTGATGCATTTAGCGAGCATCGTGAGAGCATCCTGGCCGGCAATCCTGCTCCAGTTGCCGAAATAAGGTCAAAGGCGATTGAGAGTTTCCGGAAGCAGGGGTTCCCTACAAACCGGATGGAAAACTGGCGAAACACTGATCTTTCCCCGACCTTGTCAAAGACATATAAAATGCTCTTTGATCCAACAAAGGAAGACATCAACCTCAGCAATATTTTCCGTTGCCGTATCCACGATCTTGATACCGATCAGATTTCCCTGATGAATGGTTGGTATATCCGGGAAGGAGGCATGCTGGAAGAGCATCCCAACGGTATGATCAGCGGGAGCCTTGCTGCAGCTATGAAAAAATATCCGGAGCTTGTAGCAGAACATTTTTCAAGGTATGCCAATCCTGACAAGGACGGTTTCACCGCGTTGAACACGGCATTCGCCCAGGACGGATTCTTTTTATATATCCCTGATAACGTGGAAGTGGATACCCCCATTCAGATGGTCAGTATCATCAACTGGAATGAAGACCTGATGGTTCAAACACGGAATCTGATCATTCTGGGAAAGAACAGCAGGCTAACCCTGGTACATTGCGATGACAGCACCAACCAACAGGCTATCTTCAAGAATTCTGTCACAGAAGTACATATGGCAGAAGACTCGGTACTTGACCATTACAAGTTACAGAATCTGAACAATCAGTCATCGCTGATCAACTCTACATTTTTTCATCAGGAAGCAGGTAGCCGGCTCACATCCAATCTTGTCACACTAAACGGAGGACTGTTGCGCAATTACACGCAAGTAACGCTGAACGGACGGGGAGCAGGAGCCGATATTTACGGGGTATATCTGATGGACCGCAATCAGCACATCGACAACCAGGTATATGTCGACCACGCCCAGCCCGACTGTTATAGCAACGAACTTTTCAAAGGCATACTCGATGAGGAGGCCAGTGCTGTTTTCAACGGGCATATCCTGGTAAGAAAAGACGCACAGCGTACCAATGCCTACCAGAACAACCGTAACATTCTGATGACTGACACGGCCAGGGCCAATGCCAAACCATTCCTGGAAATTTACGCCGATGATGTGAAATGCAGCCACGGGGCCACTGTTGGGCAGCTTGACCCACAGCAATTGTTTTACCTGCGCAGTCGTGGAATATGTGAAGCCAATGCAAGATTATTGCTTTTATATGCCTTTACTGCAGAAGTTATCAGCAAGATATCCATTCATCCACTTCGGGAACGTATTGATGACATGGTAAAGCAACGCCTTAGGGGAGAACTGGCTATTTGTGATACCTGTGCATTACATTGCGAAGGTCCCAAAAAAGAAATTATTTTTGACATCGATATGAGTAAAATTTAA
- the dxs gene encoding 1-deoxy-D-xylulose-5-phosphate synthase — protein sequence MPGKLLSRINDPSDLRKLKEEELPELCREIREFIIDEISHNPGHLGSSLGAVEQAVAIHYVFDTPYDKLIWDVGHQAYAHKILTGRKDVFHTNRTLGGISGFPKIKESEYDAFGTGHSSTSISAALGMAVAAKLVDNNGRQHIAVIGDGAMTGGMAMEALNNTGVSKSNILVILNDNGIAIDNNVGAMREYLVDITTSKAYNKLKDKVWYLLGGGTKYGKNTRAIVRQISNAFKSTLLNKSNLFEAFGFRYFGPIDGHDVIHLVKILKDLKRIQGPKLLHVITTKGKGLKQAEENQTQYHSPGKFDRNTGEIIKNPCPEKQPPKYQTVFGRTIVELAEQNDRIVGITPAMPTGSSLNIMMEKMPDRAFDVGIAEQHAVTFSAGLAAHGMIPFCNIYSTFMQRAYDQLIHDVALQELHVVFCLDRGGIVGEDGATHQGVFDLAYLRAIPNITIASPMNEEELRNMMYTAQLPESRTFAIRYPKGRGVMTEWKTSFSKLEPGKGRKIRNGKDIAVISIGHPGNFVVSAAQILEKDNISIAHYDMRYLKPIDEDILREVCENFENVITVEDGTIVGGLGSTVLEYMADHGCMKNLRRLGVADKFLEQGSQEELYRICGFDPEGIARAVKEMLHKK from the coding sequence GTGCCCGGAAAACTGCTTAGCAGGATCAATGATCCATCGGACCTGAGAAAGCTCAAGGAAGAAGAGTTACCGGAGTTATGCCGGGAGATCCGTGAATTTATCATCGACGAGATCTCGCATAACCCGGGTCATCTTGGATCCAGTCTGGGTGCTGTTGAGCAGGCGGTGGCCATTCATTATGTATTCGACACGCCCTACGACAAGCTGATCTGGGATGTAGGACATCAGGCTTACGCACATAAAATACTTACGGGCCGAAAGGATGTATTTCATACCAACCGCACCCTGGGTGGTATAAGCGGTTTCCCTAAAATAAAAGAAAGCGAATACGATGCTTTTGGCACGGGACATTCCTCCACATCTATCTCTGCCGCGTTGGGGATGGCCGTTGCGGCCAAGCTTGTCGACAACAACGGGCGCCAGCATATCGCTGTGATCGGCGATGGTGCGATGACGGGAGGGATGGCCATGGAAGCACTCAATAATACCGGTGTGAGCAAATCCAATATCCTGGTCATCCTGAACGATAATGGCATAGCCATCGACAATAATGTTGGGGCCATGCGGGAATACCTGGTGGATATCACCACTTCCAAAGCCTATAACAAGCTAAAAGACAAGGTCTGGTACCTGTTGGGAGGCGGCACCAAATATGGGAAAAACACCCGTGCCATCGTCCGCCAGATTTCCAACGCCTTCAAATCCACCCTGCTGAACAAGAGCAATCTGTTCGAAGCATTCGGGTTTCGTTATTTCGGGCCCATCGACGGGCATGATGTGATCCATCTGGTAAAGATCCTGAAAGACCTGAAGCGGATACAAGGCCCGAAACTATTGCATGTGATCACCACCAAGGGTAAAGGATTAAAGCAGGCAGAAGAGAACCAGACACAATACCATTCCCCGGGCAAATTCGACCGCAACACAGGCGAGATCATAAAAAATCCCTGTCCCGAAAAACAACCGCCAAAATATCAGACGGTTTTCGGGCGGACTATTGTGGAGCTGGCCGAACAGAACGACCGCATCGTAGGGATAACCCCGGCCATGCCTACGGGCAGTTCGTTGAACATCATGATGGAGAAGATGCCCGACCGGGCATTCGATGTAGGCATAGCGGAACAGCACGCCGTGACCTTTTCCGCCGGTTTGGCGGCCCACGGCATGATCCCTTTCTGCAATATTTACTCCACCTTCATGCAAAGGGCTTACGATCAGCTTATACACGATGTTGCCCTGCAGGAACTGCATGTGGTATTTTGCCTCGATCGTGGAGGTATCGTGGGTGAAGACGGGGCAACCCACCAGGGTGTATTCGATCTGGCATACCTGCGAGCTATACCCAATATCACCATTGCCTCCCCCATGAATGAGGAAGAGCTGCGAAACATGATGTACACAGCGCAGTTACCCGAATCCAGGACTTTTGCCATCCGCTATCCCAAAGGAAGAGGAGTGATGACCGAATGGAAAACCTCTTTCAGTAAATTGGAACCCGGAAAAGGAAGAAAAATAAGGAATGGCAAAGACATTGCCGTTATCAGTATCGGTCATCCGGGGAATTTCGTGGTGAGCGCCGCGCAAATCCTGGAAAAGGATAACATCAGCATTGCACATTACGATATGCGTTACCTCAAGCCCATCGATGAAGATATCCTCAGAGAGGTGTGTGAAAACTTTGAAAATGTGATAACTGTAGAAGACGGAACCATTGTCGGCGGCCTGGGCAGCACGGTGTTGGAATACATGGCTGACCATGGATGCATGAAAAATCTGAGACGACTTGGAGTGGCGGATAAATTCCTCGAACAAGGCTCACAGGAAGAACTATACCGTATTTGCGGTTTTGATCCAGAAGGTATAGCCCGGGCTGTGAAAGAAATGTTGCACAAAAAATAA
- a CDS encoding SufE family protein, which translates to MEEDIRNNIKQIIEDFSGFDDWMDKYNLLIEMGKSIPLIPPQFKNKSNLISGCQSRVWLHAKYDSGRVYFFADSDAVITRGIISLLIKALDGKTPDEILNTELDFIDKIGLKDHLSPTRSNGLVSMIKQMKLYALAFKAKEQSEEKKS; encoded by the coding sequence ATGGAAGAAGACATAAGGAATAATATAAAGCAGATCATTGAAGATTTTTCAGGATTTGATGACTGGATGGATAAATACAATCTTTTGATTGAGATGGGAAAAAGCATCCCGCTGATCCCTCCTCAGTTCAAGAACAAAAGCAACCTCATTTCCGGTTGTCAGTCGAGGGTCTGGCTGCATGCCAAATACGATAGCGGCCGGGTATATTTTTTTGCCGACAGCGATGCCGTGATCACCAGAGGGATAATCAGTCTTCTTATTAAGGCCCTTGACGGCAAAACACCCGACGAGATTCTCAATACGGAGCTGGACTTCATCGATAAGATCGGATTGAAAGATCATCTCTCCCCTACCCGTTCCAACGGTCTTGTATCCATGATCAAACAAATGAAGTTGTATGCCCTCGCGTTCAAAGCCAAAGAACAATCGGAGGAGAAAAAATCATGA
- a CDS encoding cysteine desulfurase, with protein sequence MSFDIQKIRSQFPILEEKINGYPLVYFDNAATTQKPLRVIQRLVDYYSRENCNIHRGVHFLSQEATRAFEETREKVRQFVNAGKKEEIIFTKGTTEAINMVASSFGNKSLQEGDEVLISAMEHHSNLVPWQFACNHRKAHLKIIPINFRGEIIMEEYIKMLGPKTKIVALAHVSNALGTINPVKEMISLAHEKGIPVLIDGAQASAHLKVDVSDLDCDFYCFSGHKMYAPMGAGVLYGKEKLLNFMDPYQGGGEMVDTVTFEETIYNEIPFKFEAGTPNVESILGLGEAIDFLCETGLEEAAHYENKLLDYATGKLNEIEGLEIYGRAEKKSSILSFLLEDIHPYDTGAILDQMGIAVRTGHHCAQPVMDWFNIPGTVRVSLALYNTHEEIDRLVNGLFQVKKMLG encoded by the coding sequence GTGTCGTTCGATATTCAAAAAATTCGCTCTCAATTTCCTATTCTGGAAGAGAAAATCAATGGTTATCCCCTGGTTTATTTCGACAATGCCGCCACTACTCAGAAACCTTTACGGGTAATACAAAGGTTGGTGGATTATTACTCCAGGGAAAACTGCAATATTCACCGTGGGGTTCATTTCCTCAGCCAGGAAGCAACCCGTGCCTTTGAGGAAACAAGGGAAAAAGTGAGGCAGTTTGTCAATGCCGGTAAGAAGGAAGAGATCATTTTCACAAAGGGAACTACCGAGGCCATCAATATGGTTGCTTCCAGTTTTGGCAACAAGTCTTTGCAGGAAGGTGACGAAGTACTCATTTCGGCTATGGAACACCATTCCAACCTGGTACCCTGGCAGTTTGCCTGTAATCACAGGAAGGCGCATCTTAAGATCATCCCCATCAATTTCCGGGGAGAGATCATCATGGAGGAATATATAAAAATGCTGGGTCCCAAGACAAAGATTGTAGCGCTGGCTCATGTATCCAATGCCCTGGGTACCATTAACCCGGTGAAGGAGATGATATCTCTTGCGCATGAAAAAGGTATCCCGGTATTAATTGACGGAGCGCAGGCTTCTGCGCACCTGAAGGTTGATGTAAGCGACCTGGATTGTGATTTTTATTGTTTTTCAGGACATAAGATGTATGCCCCTATGGGAGCCGGGGTACTTTACGGCAAGGAAAAACTCCTTAATTTCATGGATCCTTACCAGGGAGGTGGTGAAATGGTTGATACGGTTACTTTCGAGGAAACCATTTATAATGAGATACCCTTCAAATTTGAAGCCGGGACCCCAAATGTTGAGAGCATACTTGGATTGGGTGAGGCCATTGATTTCCTCTGTGAGACAGGCCTTGAAGAAGCCGCGCATTACGAAAACAAATTGCTTGATTACGCCACAGGCAAACTGAATGAGATCGAAGGACTGGAAATTTACGGCAGGGCTGAAAAAAAATCATCCATACTTTCCTTTCTGCTTGAAGACATCCACCCTTACGATACAGGAGCTATCCTCGATCAGATGGGCATTGCAGTACGTACCGGGCACCACTGTGCCCAACCCGTTATGGACTGGTTCAATATACCTGGAACGGTGAGGGTTTCATTAGCGCTTTATAATACACATGAAGAAATAGACCGCCTGGTTAACGGGTTATTTCAGGTAAAAAAAATGCTGGGATAA
- a CDS encoding FIST C-terminal domain-containing protein, which translates to MKSISFAVQSPVELEKKLKELIPQAIRPTLAISFCSVKTGIREVAGIFGSAGIPVFGSSSCGEILAGTDDQAIYEQSIVVSLIEIAEAHFRLKAFSQEETGSFSMGEQIGHWAGKTFDNPVVLIVASGLKTDGQQLVKGILEKAGKQTVMFGGLAGDDGLFEKTFVFSDTEILDNGANVLVLDGDHIIVNGLATSGWIGLGKDLTVTRSEGNIVYSIDNEPALEVYKKYLNVRDEDLPAIGVEYPLMIRRSETDHSLRAVMEVEKKNKALIFAGTVPQGSIVRFSSSPGFEVMETTKEKIYDFFLENPETDILLIFSCMARHLALGPVITEELTYATELWKTPMTGFFTYGEIGTNKNKTCDFYNQTYTLVVIKEK; encoded by the coding sequence ATGAAATCCATTTCTTTTGCAGTTCAGTCACCCGTAGAACTTGAAAAGAAACTTAAGGAACTCATACCGCAGGCTATCCGTCCTACGCTGGCTATTTCTTTTTGCTCGGTAAAAACCGGCATCAGGGAGGTGGCAGGGATATTCGGATCAGCCGGCATACCGGTATTCGGTTCCAGTTCCTGCGGGGAGATACTGGCCGGTACTGACGATCAGGCCATTTACGAACAATCAATAGTAGTCAGTTTAATAGAAATCGCAGAGGCGCATTTCAGGTTAAAAGCTTTCTCCCAGGAAGAAACAGGCTCCTTTTCCATGGGGGAACAAATAGGCCATTGGGCCGGTAAAACCTTTGATAATCCTGTGGTTCTCATCGTAGCCAGCGGATTAAAGACCGACGGGCAGCAGCTTGTGAAAGGCATCCTGGAAAAAGCGGGAAAACAAACCGTGATGTTTGGGGGTCTTGCCGGAGATGACGGTCTTTTTGAAAAGACTTTTGTTTTTTCTGATACGGAGATCCTGGACAATGGCGCCAATGTTTTGGTGCTTGATGGCGATCATATTATAGTCAACGGTCTTGCAACCAGCGGATGGATAGGACTGGGAAAAGACCTTACGGTGACCCGTTCCGAAGGGAATATCGTTTATTCGATTGATAACGAACCTGCCCTGGAAGTATACAAGAAGTATCTGAATGTCAGAGACGAAGACCTTCCGGCGATCGGGGTTGAGTACCCGTTAATGATCAGACGCTCGGAAACGGATCATAGCTTAAGGGCTGTGATGGAAGTGGAAAAGAAAAACAAGGCTCTGATCTTTGCCGGCACAGTACCCCAAGGTTCCATCGTCCGCTTTTCCAGCTCTCCAGGCTTTGAGGTTATGGAAACCACCAAAGAAAAGATCTATGATTTTTTCCTGGAAAACCCCGAAACGGATATCCTGTTGATCTTTTCCTGCATGGCCAGGCACCTTGCGCTGGGCCCCGTGATCACCGAGGAACTAACGTATGCCACTGAATTATGGAAGACTCCCATGACCGGCTTTTTTACCTACGGGGAAATTGGCACCAACAAGAATAAAACCTGCGATTTTTACAACCAGACGTACACTTTGGTCGTAATAAAGGAAAAATAA